Proteins encoded in a region of the Isosphaeraceae bacterium EP7 genome:
- a CDS encoding DUF6157 family protein, with translation MDDPETFVRVAPDCPVDRAVVPVVRGDRKPIHVLQYELLTESPYTLSHEDLIYEVHVRHKGVPPGDATRAELLSKSHPCLRASALPKK, from the coding sequence ATGGATGATCCCGAGACGTTCGTTCGAGTCGCCCCCGACTGCCCCGTCGACCGCGCCGTCGTGCCGGTCGTGCGGGGCGACCGCAAGCCGATTCACGTCCTTCAATATGAGCTGCTGACGGAGAGCCCCTACACCCTCTCGCACGAGGACCTCATTTACGAGGTCCACGTTCGCCACAAGGGGGTTCCCCCCGGCGATGCAACCCGGGCCGAGCTGCTGTCGAAGTCTCACCCTTGCCTGCGTGCCTCGGCCTTGCCCAAGAAATGA
- a CDS encoding DUF6157 family protein gives MKYGWGVHYDAFGKIALYAVESDEYRRLSGPDAGTKVVQAMRNRRV, from the coding sequence ATGAAATACGGCTGGGGGGTGCATTACGACGCGTTCGGTAAGATCGCGCTTTATGCCGTGGAGTCGGACGAATATCGCCGGCTGAGCGGGCCAGACGCGGGGACGAAGGTGGTCCAGGCCATGCGCAACCGCCGGGTCTGA
- a CDS encoding GDP-mannose 4,6-dehydratase: MRALVTGVTGFVGGHLAEHLLESGDVVVGLSTSGAWPAGLTHLATQVKLIKLDLADGSGDELGELIGRAQPEVIYHLAAQANPQASLDDPRGTWALNLGGALNLLEAVRGSGRTPRVVLVGSGVCYGNPAPELMPVSESCPLRPNNPYSASKAAADLLGIQHFLSHGTDVVMARPFNHAGPRQSSNYVLSALARQVAEVAAGTKPRVEVGNLDIVRDFTDVRDVVRGYRLLADPASGGAGGEIYNLGSGRGVKLADALATLRDLAGVPVEIYVDPARVRPVDQPLLVADATKLRLATGWEPSFSIERTLDDMLKGWSKTLAG, from the coding sequence ATGCGAGCGCTGGTGACGGGGGTGACGGGATTCGTCGGGGGCCACCTGGCCGAGCACCTGCTGGAATCGGGCGACGTGGTCGTCGGCCTGTCGACGTCCGGGGCCTGGCCCGCCGGCCTCACGCACCTGGCCACGCAGGTCAAGCTGATCAAGCTGGACCTGGCCGACGGCTCGGGCGACGAATTGGGCGAGCTGATCGGCCGGGCCCAGCCCGAGGTCATCTACCACCTGGCCGCGCAGGCCAACCCGCAGGCCAGCCTGGACGACCCCCGGGGCACCTGGGCCCTGAACCTCGGCGGCGCCCTGAACCTGCTGGAGGCCGTCCGGGGATCGGGCCGCACGCCGCGCGTCGTTCTCGTCGGCTCCGGCGTCTGCTACGGCAATCCCGCGCCCGAGCTGATGCCGGTGTCGGAGAGCTGCCCATTGCGGCCCAACAACCCCTACTCGGCCAGCAAGGCGGCGGCCGACCTGCTGGGCATTCAGCACTTCCTCTCCCACGGTACCGACGTCGTCATGGCCCGGCCCTTCAACCACGCGGGGCCCCGGCAGTCGTCCAACTACGTGCTGAGCGCCCTGGCCAGGCAGGTGGCCGAGGTTGCCGCCGGGACCAAGCCGCGGGTCGAGGTGGGCAACCTGGACATCGTCCGCGACTTCACCGACGTCCGCGACGTCGTCCGCGGCTACAGGCTGCTGGCCGACCCCGCCAGCGGTGGGGCCGGCGGCGAGATCTACAACCTCGGCTCGGGCCGCGGGGTGAAGCTGGCCGACGCTTTGGCCACCCTCCGCGACCTCGCAGGCGTCCCGGTCGAGATCTACGTCGACCCGGCCCGCGTCCGGCCCGTCGACCAGCCCTTGCTGGTGGCCGACGCCACCAAGCTGCGCCTGGCGACCGGCTGGGAGCCTTCGTTCTCGATCGAGCGGACCCTCGACGACATGCTCAAGGGCTGGTCAAAGACCCTGGCCGGCTGA
- a CDS encoding rhamnulokinase family protein → MSSTTTDSLAIDLGAESGRGLLGRFDGRRLTLDEVHRFPNGPVRVLDTLHWNILGLFGEIKTALAKSRTMSAGLETLGVDTWGVDFGLVGRGDTLLGNPVHYRDSRTDGVMESAFGLMSREAIYEHTGLQFLPFNTAYQLMAMRRQNSPLLDSAETLLMMPDLIGWMLTGRRAGERTDASTTQLLDPRTGTWSDAVCNGLDIPRSILPDLIEPGTELGPIRPALAEELGLGRLQVIAPATHDTASAVAAVPATGKVAGAPPDWCYLSSGTWSLLGVEVPAPIINAQTLRYNFTNEGGVAGTTRLLKNIMGLWLVQECRRTWARSGHQYDYDDLIVRAAAARPFGALVDPDDPSFLAPGDMPARIAAYCLKTGQTPPSDHGGFVRCAMESLALKYRWTIERMEQIVGTRIKTIHVVGGGTRNALLCQFAADACNRPVYAGPIEATAAGNILLQLISRGKLANLAEAREVVARSFEVEVHEPRNTQAWEDAAGRFERLIAG, encoded by the coding sequence ATGAGCAGCACGACGACCGATTCTTTGGCCATCGACCTCGGCGCCGAGAGCGGTCGCGGTCTCCTCGGGCGGTTCGACGGCCGTCGGCTCACGCTCGACGAGGTCCACCGCTTCCCCAACGGCCCGGTGCGGGTGCTCGACACGCTGCACTGGAACATCCTGGGCCTCTTCGGCGAGATCAAGACCGCCCTGGCCAAGTCCCGCACGATGAGCGCGGGGCTCGAGACCCTGGGCGTCGACACCTGGGGCGTCGACTTCGGCCTGGTCGGCCGCGGCGACACCCTGCTGGGCAACCCGGTCCACTATCGAGACTCGCGCACCGACGGCGTGATGGAATCGGCCTTCGGCCTGATGAGCCGCGAGGCGATCTACGAGCACACCGGCCTACAATTCCTGCCGTTCAACACCGCCTACCAGCTGATGGCCATGCGGCGGCAGAACTCGCCGCTGCTGGACTCGGCCGAGACGCTGCTGATGATGCCCGACCTCATCGGCTGGATGCTCACCGGCCGCCGCGCCGGCGAGCGCACCGATGCGTCGACCACTCAGCTTCTGGACCCCCGCACCGGCACCTGGTCCGACGCCGTCTGCAACGGCCTGGATATCCCCCGGTCGATCCTGCCCGACCTGATCGAACCGGGCACCGAGCTGGGCCCGATCCGCCCGGCCCTGGCCGAAGAACTGGGCCTGGGCCGTCTGCAAGTCATCGCCCCGGCCACCCACGACACCGCCAGCGCCGTGGCCGCCGTGCCCGCCACCGGCAAGGTGGCCGGCGCCCCGCCCGACTGGTGTTACCTCAGCTCGGGCACCTGGTCGCTGCTGGGGGTCGAAGTCCCCGCGCCCATCATCAACGCGCAAACCCTCAGGTACAACTTCACCAATGAAGGGGGCGTAGCCGGCACCACCCGCCTGCTCAAGAACATCATGGGCCTCTGGCTGGTGCAGGAATGCCGCCGGACCTGGGCCCGCTCCGGGCACCAGTACGACTATGACGACCTGATCGTGCGGGCCGCCGCCGCCAGGCCGTTCGGCGCCCTGGTCGACCCCGACGACCCGTCGTTCCTCGCCCCCGGCGACATGCCCGCGCGGATCGCGGCCTACTGCCTCAAGACCGGCCAGACGCCGCCGTCGGACCACGGCGGGTTCGTCCGCTGCGCCATGGAGAGCCTGGCCCTGAAATACCGCTGGACGATCGAGCGGATGGAGCAGATCGTCGGCACCCGGATCAAGACGATCCACGTCGTCGGCGGCGGCACCCGCAACGCCCTGCTCTGCCAGTTCGCCGCCGACGCCTGCAACCGTCCCGTCTACGCCGGGCCGATCGAGGCCACGGCCGCCGGGAACATCCTGCTCCAGCTCATCAGCCGGGGCAAGCTGGCCAACCTGGCCGAGGCCCGCGAGGTCGTCGCCCGCTCCTTCGAGGTCGAGGTGCACGAGCCCCGCAACACCCAGGCCTGGGAAGACGCCGCAGGCCGGTTCGAACGGCTCATCGCCGGCTGA
- the larE gene encoding ATP-dependent sacrificial sulfur transferase LarE, which translates to MAAWDDPVLVAHRDRLLETLRGYGRVAVAYSGGVDSAVVARAAHEALGSQAVAVTAVSDSLASGELEEAEALARQIGIEHRVIRTDEFADPNYTRNNSDRCYFCKSELYGRLSGMLGHLGVDVIASGANTDDTGDHRPGMRAAAENGVRHPLQECDLGKPEVRALAKAWGLPTWDKPATPCLSSRIAYGVQVTPERTKMVDAAEGWLRQKGLRLLRVRYHQGDLARIEVPLEELPRLAAPETGRELVAAFRTLGFKYVTLDLEGFRSGSLNALIPLDGILMKPSKPKPAAAQTPTATT; encoded by the coding sequence ATGGCCGCCTGGGATGATCCTGTTCTGGTGGCGCATCGCGACCGCCTGCTCGAGACCTTGCGCGGGTATGGCCGGGTGGCCGTGGCCTACTCCGGGGGGGTGGATAGCGCCGTGGTGGCCCGCGCCGCCCACGAGGCACTGGGCAGCCAGGCCGTCGCCGTGACGGCGGTTTCCGACAGCCTCGCCTCCGGCGAGCTGGAGGAGGCCGAGGCCCTGGCCCGGCAGATCGGCATCGAGCATCGGGTGATCCGCACCGACGAGTTCGCCGACCCCAACTACACGCGCAACAACTCGGACCGCTGCTACTTCTGCAAGAGCGAGCTGTATGGCCGGCTCTCCGGGATGCTGGGCCACCTGGGGGTCGACGTGATCGCGTCGGGGGCCAACACCGACGACACCGGCGACCACCGACCGGGGATGCGCGCGGCGGCCGAGAACGGGGTGCGGCACCCCTTGCAGGAGTGCGACCTGGGCAAGCCCGAGGTCCGCGCGCTGGCCAAGGCCTGGGGCCTGCCCACCTGGGACAAGCCCGCGACCCCCTGCCTCTCCAGCCGGATCGCCTACGGTGTGCAGGTGACGCCCGAGCGGACGAAGATGGTCGACGCCGCCGAAGGGTGGCTGAGGCAGAAGGGCCTGCGCCTGCTGCGGGTTCGCTACCACCAGGGCGACCTGGCCCGCATCGAGGTGCCGCTGGAAGAGTTGCCCCGGCTGGCCGCGCCGGAGACCGGCCGCGAGCTGGTGGCCGCGTTCCGGACGCTGGGCTTCAAGTACGTCACGCTCGACCTGGAAGGGTTCCGCTCCGGCAGCCTGAACGCCCTGATCCCGCTGGACGGGATTTTAATGAAGCCCTCGAAGCCAAAGCCGGCCGCGGCGCAAACCCCGACCGCCACGACCTGA
- a CDS encoding serine protease, which translates to MISNPPAEGDLGGPPDQAPVGQTGPAQGPGLNGRLIVADPMVADSLRPETLRADLSTTALGHCHAFAPATTAALAATAATATARAADPGPKRYQTTRALSTGRPRFELIIDTSNLVPFDFLRQGDRVGRAVVKLEREDGATGTGFLVAPDILLTNHHVLPNAATALSSYALANYERTPPDDAWGRSVVAPLEPQRLFVTNSDLDFTFCGVANLEFLGVIPVDRNSLDIARHERVNIIQHPRGRPKEIALQDNEVVRADHLVVQYSCDTEPGSSGSPVFNNRWRLVAMHHASVPITAGGGDEGHGRYLNEGIRMSAIAIWLEIAEPADLTQRRWIEQLRGIFGGLDPQVGFFGALGRQVQGLATAEIIADSYLGGADDLDVAFWDLQGPRMSLRDRLPLLTRAIASMGMDLWVLTHLDPADVVVLCDELAGSHRLDYGVQAGISERGAPITILYKRDGLLSVTRPAWAAGSGAKAPPRVLVRTTSRRGETRDVHLVVFARAHDEPQAAGAQVPEPPTSPPVAEIRPWIEAILIEAERPGPDAHWLLLGCTETLLTPWKVARVTFRDRPLLPIAAEHPTDGAILVLQAARARLGHLYLSPDMTARAASNARLTVVHDRQLPALDRTLIRHAPIAMRLCFRTPPEPAPEIVEPEPGPIEPAPKTPKNETNPARRRAYTAWIDRLFSPRSAR; encoded by the coding sequence ATGATCTCCAATCCACCGGCCGAAGGCGACCTCGGTGGCCCGCCCGACCAGGCACCGGTTGGCCAGACTGGGCCGGCACAGGGCCCGGGCCTCAACGGCAGGCTGATCGTCGCCGACCCGATGGTCGCCGATTCCCTGCGCCCCGAGACCCTGCGTGCCGACCTCTCGACGACCGCGCTGGGCCACTGCCACGCCTTCGCCCCGGCCACGACCGCCGCCCTGGCCGCCACCGCGGCCACCGCCACGGCACGCGCCGCCGACCCCGGCCCCAAGCGATACCAGACGACCCGCGCCTTGAGCACGGGTCGCCCCCGCTTCGAGCTGATCATCGACACCAGCAACCTCGTCCCGTTCGACTTCCTCCGACAGGGCGACCGCGTGGGCCGCGCCGTGGTCAAGCTCGAGCGCGAGGACGGGGCCACAGGGACCGGGTTCCTCGTCGCTCCCGACATCCTGCTGACCAACCACCACGTCTTGCCCAACGCCGCCACCGCCCTGTCGTCCTACGCCCTGGCCAACTACGAGCGCACGCCCCCCGACGACGCGTGGGGGCGGTCGGTGGTGGCCCCCCTGGAGCCCCAGCGCCTGTTCGTGACCAATTCCGACCTGGACTTCACCTTCTGCGGCGTGGCCAACCTTGAGTTCCTGGGCGTCATCCCCGTCGACCGCAACAGCCTGGACATCGCCCGCCATGAGCGCGTGAACATCATCCAGCACCCGCGCGGCCGCCCCAAGGAGATCGCCCTCCAGGACAACGAGGTCGTCCGCGCCGACCACCTCGTCGTGCAGTATTCGTGCGACACCGAACCGGGCTCGAGCGGCAGCCCGGTCTTCAACAACCGCTGGCGGCTGGTGGCCATGCACCACGCGTCGGTCCCCATCACGGCCGGCGGCGGAGACGAGGGGCACGGGCGCTACCTCAACGAGGGGATCCGGATGTCGGCGATCGCCATCTGGCTGGAGATCGCCGAGCCCGCCGATCTCACCCAGCGGCGCTGGATCGAGCAGCTCCGCGGCATCTTCGGCGGCCTCGACCCGCAGGTTGGCTTCTTCGGCGCGCTGGGCCGCCAGGTCCAGGGGCTGGCCACCGCCGAGATCATCGCCGACAGCTACCTGGGCGGCGCCGACGACCTGGACGTCGCCTTCTGGGACTTGCAGGGCCCTCGGATGTCCCTGCGCGATCGCCTGCCCCTCCTCACTCGCGCCATCGCTTCGATGGGCATGGACCTCTGGGTCCTGACGCACCTCGACCCCGCCGACGTCGTCGTGCTCTGCGATGAGCTGGCCGGCAGCCACCGGCTCGACTACGGCGTGCAGGCCGGCATCTCCGAGCGCGGGGCGCCCATCACGATCCTCTACAAGCGGGACGGCCTGCTCTCCGTGACCCGCCCCGCCTGGGCCGCCGGCTCCGGCGCCAAGGCCCCGCCCCGCGTCCTGGTCCGCACCACCTCGCGGCGGGGCGAGACCCGCGACGTCCACCTGGTCGTCTTCGCCCGGGCCCACGACGAACCGCAAGCCGCCGGCGCCCAGGTGCCCGAGCCGCCGACGTCCCCCCCCGTCGCCGAGATCCGCCCCTGGATCGAGGCCATCCTGATCGAGGCCGAACGCCCCGGGCCCGACGCCCACTGGCTCCTGCTGGGCTGCACCGAGACCCTGCTCACTCCCTGGAAGGTCGCCCGGGTCACCTTCCGCGACCGGCCCCTGTTGCCGATCGCCGCGGAGCACCCCACCGACGGGGCCATCCTCGTCCTTCAGGCCGCCCGGGCGCGCCTGGGACACCTCTACCTCTCCCCCGACATGACCGCGAGGGCCGCCAGCAACGCGAGGCTCACCGTCGTCCACGACCGCCAGCTACCCGCCCTCGACCGGACCCTGATCCGCCACGCCCCCATCGCCATGCGCCTCTGCTTCCGCACCCCCCCCGAGCCGGCGCCCGAGATCGTCGAGCCCGAGCCCGGACCCATCGAGCCGGCCCCAAAAACCCCGAAAAACGAAACGAACCCGGCGCGACGCCGCGCCTACACCGCCTGGATCGACCGCCTCTTCTCTCCCAGGTCCGCCCGCTGA
- a CDS encoding acyltransferase → MSASPPNNINAIRLALSVSVLYSHSYPLGLGNEKTEPLAVLTGGQATIGSVAVAAFFAMSGYLIAGSWGRSSSWRSFAVRRVLRIYPAYLVAGLVCYLAFSMEPSALGAWGLLLLRNVPRSADFAGNPTPLVVNGSLWTIPYEAWSYAGIAIMGAAGLLGRRRVLVGLLVASIVAGVLFEAYEINTNLKGLGSIVGWPRFWARLLPSIFAGALFHAMPGRFRWHPLLGLAAACGLAIGARVPLGMTVALPTCGVYLLFAAAFGPSWNWGERVTRYGDFSYGIYLYAFPIQQAVMRTIGHPTSATELFALSLLPAFAAGIASWLLVERRFLAAKRPLPGGVALSRGPSPA, encoded by the coding sequence ATGTCCGCCTCGCCGCCGAATAATATCAACGCGATCCGCCTCGCCCTGTCGGTCTCGGTGCTGTATTCACACTCGTATCCGCTCGGGCTCGGGAACGAGAAGACGGAGCCGCTCGCGGTCCTGACCGGCGGCCAGGCGACGATCGGATCGGTGGCCGTCGCCGCGTTCTTCGCGATGTCGGGCTACCTGATCGCCGGGAGCTGGGGGCGGTCGAGCTCGTGGCGCTCGTTCGCCGTCCGCCGCGTCCTGCGCATCTATCCCGCCTATCTCGTCGCCGGCCTGGTGTGCTACCTGGCCTTCTCGATGGAGCCGTCTGCCCTGGGCGCCTGGGGGCTGCTGCTGCTGCGGAACGTCCCCAGATCCGCGGACTTCGCCGGCAATCCCACGCCGCTGGTGGTCAACGGCAGCCTCTGGACGATCCCGTATGAGGCCTGGAGCTACGCGGGGATCGCGATCATGGGGGCGGCCGGGCTGCTGGGCCGCCGCCGTGTTCTTGTGGGCCTCCTGGTCGCCTCGATCGTCGCCGGCGTGCTCTTCGAGGCGTACGAGATCAATACCAACCTCAAGGGGCTCGGGTCGATCGTCGGCTGGCCGCGATTCTGGGCCAGGCTGCTCCCCTCGATCTTCGCGGGGGCCCTGTTCCACGCGATGCCGGGGCGTTTCCGGTGGCACCCGCTGCTGGGCCTGGCGGCGGCCTGCGGCCTCGCCATCGGGGCCCGCGTCCCGCTTGGGATGACCGTCGCCCTGCCCACCTGCGGCGTCTATCTGCTCTTCGCCGCGGCGTTCGGCCCCTCCTGGAACTGGGGCGAGCGGGTCACCCGGTACGGCGATTTCAGCTACGGGATCTACCTCTATGCCTTCCCGATCCAGCAGGCCGTGATGCGCACAATCGGCCATCCGACGAGCGCGACGGAGCTGTTCGCCCTCTCCCTCCTGCCCGCGTTCGCCGCCGGGATAGCGAGCTGGCTGCTCGTCGAGCGGCGATTCCTGGCCGCGAAACGCCCGCTGCCCGGCGGTGTCGCCCTCAGTCGAGGGCCGTCGCCCGCCTGA